A single genomic interval of Chlorogloeopsis sp. ULAP01 harbors:
- a CDS encoding DUF1345 domain-containing protein yields the protein MKKLRSKLYRFVWNIHDGKRAVLCGSLGVLTAILVRRLGWEIASILGWICCVGSYLLLLGIVIVSADGPKTQQRVSKDNPNTLLLLILLIVTTFISNIFVGIILTSVGNRTQGHTQILIVLSAIAVLLSWCLLHTSFGQQYARIYYDVVDDSEQASSGKLRRGLAFPGTEQPAYLDFLYVSFTIALTYAVSDVDIESEYLRRIVLVHSLVSFFFYSIILGSVLNAIVTS from the coding sequence GTGAAAAAGCTTAGAAGCAAACTCTACCGTTTCGTGTGGAATATACATGATGGCAAGAGGGCTGTCTTGTGTGGCAGCCTCGGTGTTTTGACTGCCATTTTAGTTCGACGCTTAGGCTGGGAAATAGCCAGTATTCTCGGTTGGATATGCTGCGTAGGCAGTTATCTATTGCTACTTGGCATTGTTATTGTCAGTGCTGACGGGCCAAAAACTCAACAACGGGTTTCCAAAGATAACCCAAATACGCTTTTGTTACTGATTCTACTAATTGTAACTACCTTTATAAGTAACATTTTTGTGGGCATTATTCTCACATCTGTAGGCAATCGTACTCAAGGTCACACCCAAATTCTGATTGTACTTAGCGCGATCGCTGTACTTTTGTCTTGGTGTTTGTTGCACACTTCTTTTGGACAGCAATACGCGCGGATCTACTATGACGTAGTAGATGATAGTGAGCAGGCATCTTCCGGCAAACTGCGTAGGGGTTTAGCTTTTCCAGGAACAGAACAGCCAGCCTATCTAGATTTTCTTTACGTATCCTTTACAATTGCCTTAACTTATGCAGTTAGCGATGTCGATATTGAATCTGAATACTTACGGCGAATAGTTCTTGTCCACAGTTTAGTATCTTTCTTCTTCTACTCAATTATTCTAGGAAGCGTTCTTAACGCTATTGTCACTTCTTGA
- the tkt gene encoding transketolase yields MAVATQTLEELCINSIRFLAIDAVEKAKSGHPGLPMGGAPMAFVLWDRFLRFNPKNPKWFNRDRFVLSAGHGSMLQYALLYLFGYDSVTIEDIKQFRQWESKTPGHPENFMTAGVEVTTGPLGQGIANGVGLAIAEAHLAAKFNKPDAKIVDHYTYVILGDGCNMEGVSGEACSLAGHLGLGKLIALYDDNHISIDGSTDIAFTEDVSKRFEAYGWHVLHVKDGNTDLAGIAKAIEAAKAVTDKPSLIKVTTTIGYGSPNKANTAGVHGAALGTDEVTATRNNLEWTYEPFVVPENALNHTRKAVERGAGYEAEWKQDLETYKAKYPQEAAEFERYISGKLPDGWDKVLPTYTPEDKGVATRKHSETCLNKLATVLPELIGGSADLTHSNLTELKGKGDFQQGQYQNPNIHFGVREHGMGAICNGIALHGSGLIPYGATFLIFTDYMRASIRLSALSNAGVIWVMTHDSIGQGEDGPTHQPIETLASLRAIPKLTVIRPADGNETSGAYKVAIERAKQDFPTLLAFTRQNVPNLAGTSIEGVTKGGYIVVDSQGTPDLILIGTGSELSLCITAAEKLTTEGKKVRVVSLPSWDLFEAQDAAYRESVLPKAVIKRLAVEAGTSFGWHKYVGTEGDTVSIDRFGASAPGGVCMEKFGFSVDNVLAQAKKLLG; encoded by the coding sequence ATGGCTGTTGCAACCCAAACCCTTGAAGAACTTTGTATTAACTCGATTCGCTTCTTGGCAATTGATGCCGTAGAAAAGGCAAAGTCTGGTCACCCAGGACTGCCGATGGGCGGAGCACCAATGGCATTTGTACTCTGGGATCGCTTTTTACGGTTTAACCCCAAGAATCCTAAATGGTTTAACCGCGATCGCTTTGTCCTGTCTGCCGGGCATGGCTCAATGTTGCAGTATGCCCTGCTCTACCTGTTTGGTTACGACAGTGTGACCATTGAGGACATTAAGCAATTTCGTCAGTGGGAATCCAAAACCCCCGGACACCCAGAAAACTTCATGACTGCTGGTGTAGAAGTTACTACAGGCCCCTTAGGGCAAGGAATTGCTAACGGAGTCGGTTTAGCAATAGCTGAAGCGCATCTAGCCGCAAAGTTCAACAAACCCGATGCCAAAATTGTTGACCACTACACCTACGTAATTCTGGGTGATGGTTGCAACATGGAAGGTGTATCTGGTGAAGCTTGTTCCCTGGCAGGACACTTGGGGTTGGGTAAGCTCATTGCCCTGTACGACGACAATCACATTTCCATCGACGGTTCTACAGATATTGCCTTCACCGAAGATGTTTCCAAACGGTTTGAAGCATACGGTTGGCATGTGTTGCACGTAAAAGATGGCAATACCGATTTAGCAGGAATAGCTAAAGCAATTGAAGCAGCAAAAGCTGTCACTGACAAGCCTTCACTGATCAAGGTAACAACTACCATCGGTTACGGTTCTCCCAACAAAGCCAATACAGCCGGTGTTCACGGTGCGGCTTTGGGAACAGATGAAGTGACTGCTACCCGCAACAACCTAGAGTGGACATATGAACCTTTTGTCGTCCCAGAAAATGCTCTCAACCACACGCGTAAAGCAGTTGAGCGCGGTGCAGGCTACGAAGCTGAATGGAAGCAAGACTTGGAAACCTACAAAGCCAAGTATCCCCAAGAAGCAGCCGAATTTGAACGTTACATCAGTGGCAAACTTCCCGATGGTTGGGATAAGGTACTACCCACCTACACTCCCGAAGACAAAGGAGTAGCCACCCGCAAACACTCGGAAACCTGCCTCAATAAATTGGCAACAGTTTTACCTGAGTTAATTGGTGGTTCGGCTGACTTAACCCACTCAAACCTCACTGAACTCAAGGGTAAGGGCGACTTTCAACAAGGGCAATACCAAAACCCAAACATCCACTTTGGTGTGCGGGAACATGGTATGGGCGCAATCTGCAACGGTATAGCGCTGCATGGTTCGGGATTAATTCCCTACGGCGCAACCTTCCTGATTTTCACAGACTATATGCGTGCTTCCATCCGCTTATCTGCTCTGTCTAACGCTGGCGTGATTTGGGTCATGACTCACGACTCGATTGGACAAGGTGAAGACGGGCCAACGCACCAACCGATTGAAACTCTGGCTTCCTTGCGAGCTATTCCGAAGCTAACAGTAATTCGCCCCGCCGACGGCAACGAAACCTCTGGCGCTTACAAAGTGGCAATTGAAAGGGCAAAGCAAGACTTTCCTACTCTATTGGCGTTCACCCGCCAAAATGTTCCCAACCTGGCAGGTACATCGATTGAGGGCGTAACAAAGGGTGGATACATTGTAGTGGATTCTCAAGGTACGCCAGATTTGATCTTGATTGGTACTGGTTCAGAATTAAGCCTGTGTATAACCGCAGCCGAGAAACTCACTACCGAAGGCAAGAAAGTCCGTGTTGTCTCGCTACCCTCTTGGGATTTGTTTGAAGCTCAAGATGCAGCTTATAGAGAGTCTGTGCTACCAAAAGCTGTCATCAAGCGTTTGGCTGTAGAAGCTGGCACTAGCTTTGGCTGGCACAAGTATGTTGGCACCGAAGGCGATACTGTTAGTATTGATCGCTTCGGTGCTTCGGCTCCTGGTGGTGTCTGTATGGAGAAATTTGGCTTTAGCGTTGATAATGTGTTAGCTCAGGCTAAGAAATTGTTGGGTTAA
- the fabF gene encoding beta-ketoacyl-ACP synthase II — protein sequence MTDFIRKRVVVTGVGAITPIGNTPAEYWEGLVSGRNGIGEITLFDASRHDCRIAGEVKNYDPHDYLERKEAKRMDRFTQFAVSAAKQALADARLVINDLNAEQVGVMIGSGVGGIKVMEDQQTIYLNRGPDRCSPFMIPMMIANMAAGLTAIHTGAKGPNSCAVTACAAGSNAIGDAFRLIQSGYAQAMICGGTEAAITPLSVAGFAACKALSFRNDDPTHACRPFDQARDGFVMGEGAGILILEELEHAKSRGARIYAEIVGYAMTCDAYHITSPVPGGEGATRAIRLALKDAGITPEQISYINAHGTSTPANDTTETAAMKKALGEHAYKVAISSTKSMTGHLLGGSGGIEAVATVMAIANDRIPPTINLENPDPECDLDYVPHVSRAARLDVALSNSFGFGGHNVTLVFKKYV from the coding sequence ATGACTGATTTTATACGTAAACGCGTTGTTGTCACTGGTGTTGGCGCGATTACACCAATTGGTAATACACCAGCCGAGTATTGGGAAGGATTGGTAAGCGGGCGTAATGGTATTGGCGAAATTACCCTATTTGATGCGTCTCGCCATGATTGCCGCATTGCTGGTGAGGTAAAAAACTACGATCCGCATGATTACTTGGAACGTAAAGAAGCCAAGCGCATGGATCGATTTACGCAGTTTGCTGTTTCAGCTGCAAAACAAGCTTTAGCAGATGCACGATTAGTTATCAACGATTTGAACGCAGAACAAGTGGGTGTCATGATCGGTTCTGGCGTTGGTGGCATTAAGGTAATGGAAGACCAGCAAACTATTTACCTAAATCGAGGCCCGGATCGCTGTAGCCCTTTTATGATTCCCATGATGATTGCCAATATGGCAGCAGGGTTAACAGCAATTCACACTGGCGCAAAAGGCCCTAACTCTTGTGCTGTGACAGCCTGCGCTGCTGGTTCTAATGCTATTGGAGATGCTTTCCGCTTGATTCAAAGTGGATATGCTCAAGCAATGATCTGCGGAGGCACCGAGGCGGCAATTACACCGTTGTCTGTAGCTGGATTTGCTGCGTGTAAAGCCCTTTCTTTTCGTAATGATGACCCCACCCATGCTTGCCGTCCATTTGATCAAGCTCGTGATGGATTTGTGATGGGTGAAGGCGCGGGCATTTTAATCCTCGAAGAACTGGAACACGCGAAAAGTCGTGGCGCGAGGATTTATGCAGAAATTGTCGGCTACGCAATGACCTGTGACGCTTACCACATTACCTCCCCTGTACCTGGTGGAGAAGGAGCAACCAGAGCTATACGGTTGGCACTTAAGGATGCAGGCATAACCCCTGAGCAGATAAGCTATATAAATGCTCACGGCACAAGCACTCCGGCTAATGATACCACAGAAACTGCTGCCATGAAAAAAGCCTTGGGCGAGCATGCTTATAAAGTGGCGATCAGTTCCACAAAATCTATGACTGGTCACTTGTTGGGCGGCTCTGGCGGTATTGAAGCAGTGGCAACAGTAATGGCGATCGCCAATGATCGCATTCCACCAACAATCAACTTAGAAAACCCCGATCCTGAGTGCGATTTAGATTATGTTCCTCATGTGAGTCGGGCTGCACGTCTAGATGTGGCATTATCCAATTCTTTTGGTTTTGGCGGTCACAATGTCACGCTAGTCTTTAAGAAGTACGTCTAG
- a CDS encoding Hsp20/alpha crystallin family protein, with protein MALIRWQPFQEMETIRRQMDRMFDELAGVNREFMTTWTPAIELEDTEDNLILRVEIPGVEGKDLDVQVARESVYIAGETRHESKIEERGYFRSEFRYGNFQRTIPLPIPIKNDQVQAEFKNGILNLTLPKAEEAKKRVVKINLENDKTSLPSSETVQVV; from the coding sequence ATGGCACTCATACGTTGGCAACCATTCCAAGAAATGGAAACTATTCGTCGTCAAATGGATCGGATGTTTGACGAATTGGCTGGAGTTAATCGTGAGTTTATGACAACTTGGACACCTGCAATTGAGTTAGAAGATACAGAGGATAATCTAATTTTGCGGGTTGAAATTCCAGGTGTAGAAGGTAAAGATTTGGACGTTCAAGTAGCAAGAGAATCTGTATATATTGCTGGTGAAACCCGGCACGAAAGCAAAATAGAAGAGCGTGGATATTTCCGCTCCGAGTTTCGCTACGGTAATTTCCAACGCACAATACCTCTACCCATACCGATCAAGAACGATCAAGTCCAAGCAGAGTTCAAGAATGGTATTTTGAACTTAACGCTACCAAAGGCAGAAGAAGCTAAAAAGAGGGTGGTGAAAATTAATTTAGAAAATGACAAAACGTCACTTCCCAGTTCAGAAACTGTTCAAGTGGTTTAA
- the acpP gene encoding acyl carrier protein codes for MSQAEIFEKVKKIVSEQLSVEADKVTPQASFANDLGADSLDTVELVMALEEEFDIEIPDEAAEKITTVQEAVDYINDKVAASA; via the coding sequence ATGAGCCAAGCGGAAATTTTTGAAAAGGTTAAGAAAATCGTCTCCGAACAGCTAAGTGTTGAGGCCGACAAAGTCACCCCACAAGCTAGCTTTGCCAACGACTTGGGAGCCGATTCTTTGGATACTGTAGAACTGGTAATGGCTTTAGAAGAAGAATTTGATATCGAAATTCCCGATGAAGCCGCAGAAAAAATTACTACAGTTCAAGAGGCTGTTGATTACATCAACGACAAAGTTGCTGCATCCGCCTAG
- a CDS encoding CoB--CoM heterodisulfide reductase iron-sulfur subunit B family protein: MLSHTLKYAYYPGCVAQGACRELHQSTVALTKALGIELIELKKAACCGSGTFKEDSQLLEDTVNARNIALAEQLNLPLLTHCSTCQGVIGHVDEQLKECQKTNPAYVEQVNSLLKKEGCSPYRGTVEVKHILYALIKDYGLEEIERRVTHKLTGLKCAAFYGCYLLRAQKSMPYDDPFQPEGMENVFRALGATPIYYRGRTQCCGWPISSYATTQSFKMAGMHIREALAAGADCIVTPCPLCHLNLDSRQPEVEKVIEQKLGLPVLHLPQLIALAVGISPKELGLERHIVSTKPVLEKLGILVSR; the protein is encoded by the coding sequence ATGCTATCCCATACGTTAAAGTACGCTTACTACCCTGGCTGTGTTGCTCAAGGAGCTTGCCGGGAACTTCATCAGTCAACTGTTGCCCTTACTAAAGCATTGGGTATTGAACTAATTGAACTCAAAAAAGCAGCTTGCTGTGGTTCCGGCACGTTTAAAGAAGATTCTCAATTATTAGAAGATACTGTTAATGCTCGAAATATTGCTTTGGCAGAACAATTAAATTTACCTTTACTAACTCATTGCAGCACTTGTCAAGGTGTAATTGGTCATGTCGATGAACAATTAAAAGAATGCCAGAAAACAAACCCTGCTTATGTAGAACAGGTTAATAGCTTGCTGAAAAAAGAAGGCTGTTCGCCTTATCGAGGAACAGTTGAAGTAAAACATATCCTTTATGCCTTAATAAAAGATTATGGTTTAGAAGAAATTGAACGAAGAGTTACCCATAAATTAACCGGATTAAAGTGTGCTGCCTTCTATGGCTGTTATCTGCTCCGTGCTCAAAAATCTATGCCCTATGACGATCCTTTTCAGCCAGAGGGGATGGAAAATGTATTTCGGGCATTGGGAGCAACACCAATTTATTACAGAGGTCGTACACAATGTTGTGGTTGGCCTATTTCTAGCTACGCTACCACTCAATCTTTTAAAATGGCAGGGATGCATATTAGAGAAGCTTTGGCAGCTGGTGCTGATTGTATAGTCACTCCTTGCCCTCTGTGTCACCTGAACCTAGATTCTCGCCAACCAGAGGTAGAAAAAGTGATTGAGCAGAAACTCGGTTTACCAGTGTTGCATTTACCCCAATTAATTGCTCTAGCAGTCGGAATTAGTCCAAAAGAATTGGGATTAGAAAGGCATATTGTTTCTACTAAGCCTGTGTTGGAGAAATTGGGGATTTTGGTTAGTAGATAG